The uncultured Methanolobus sp. sequence TATGAAGTCAATCATCTCATATATATGTTATGATTGGTAAGATGCCGATTTCCATCAGGATAACTCGTTTACCAAATCATAATTACTATGTCTGCCCCACCAGGATTTGCATTTCTGTGTATCTTTGAAAGCTGTGTATTTGCAAGATCCAGTCTGCTGCTATTATCTGATGCATTACACATGAGCATAACAGTTCGATTGATATCTCCACTTTGACTTTTTATTATGTGTTCTGATATCTGTTTAGTGTTCTTTTCTTTAATCAGGCCATATGTTGTATCAACAATATCCAGACTGATGCTTTGTTCTTCAGACGTCATTTCAATATTAAGCCCGTACAGGTCGTTTACGGTGTAGTTCATACAGCCAATGTGATCTCAACACCAGAAGGAACATTCACATCAAGTGGAACAATGCTACCTGATCCTTTAGCTGACATTTGTTCTGCATTTGATTCAATTTCAGAAATTATTGCTTTGGTGGTGTGTGTTTCTTCACTTTCAATCAGGGAGGAAAACGATCCTGTCATCAGGATTAGCAACGCTCCTATTGCTATTATAGCAACCAACATTTTCATTGGGAGGGCATCTGTCACCCTCTTGTTTTTTAAAAAGTTCCTGAAAAATTATTTATTTGCCTGTGAGTTTTGTAATGACCTCATCAATGCTCAGGAGTTCCTGCTCACCACTTGTCATATCTTTTAACATGAGCTTTCTGGCTTCAACTTCTTTTTCACCAATGATTATGACATGCTTTGCGCCAATGTTATTGGCATATGATAACTGAGCCTTGAAGTTCCTCTTCATCAGGTCATTGTATACTGGAATATGTTTTCTGAGTTCGTTAGCTGTTTTTATTGCATCAAGACGTGTGCTGTCCTTTGCAATTATCACGACTGGAACATCATCAGGTGCTCCAAGCTCACATACTTCCATTATCCTGTCAAAACCAAGACCAAATCCGGTTGACGGAACATCTCCGCCACCGAAAAGCTGGATAAGCTGGTATGATCCACCGCCACATACCTGATTCTGGGCACCGAGTCCTTCTGCGTAAATCTCAAAAACGGTTCCTGTGTAGTAGTCAAGTCCTCTGGCAATTCCAAAGTTAATTGTGTACTCCACACCATAGGCATCAAGCATAGTGAGAAGTTCCTGGAAATCGTTTATCTCAGGAAGGTCTCCCAGAATATCCCTTGCTTTTGCAATTGCATCATTACCTGTGAGTGAGATCAGTTCGATAAGCTTCTGACGAAGGTCTGCAGGAGCATTGATTTCCTCAAGGAAGTTATCTAGTCCTTCATAATCTTTCTTGTCAACAAGTCTCATGATCTGGCTCTGCTGTTCATTTTCCAGAACACTGAGAAGATGCCTGATAACTCCGAGATTGTTTACGTTCAGGTCGCCTTTTATTCCTACAGCCTTGAGCATTTCTGTTGCAAGGGCAATTACTTCGGCATCAGCATCCATTCTTCTGCTGCCTATTAGCTCTACACCGAATTGCCAGAATTCTCTGAAGCGTCCTTTCTGTGGTCTTTCATACCTGAAGCAGTTTTCGAAGTAGAATAATTTCAAAGGCTGCTGCTGTGCCTGCATCTCATTGACGTACATCCTCATGACAGGAGCTGTCAGTTCAGGACGCAGTGTCATCTCCCTGTCGCCTTTGTCAGTGAAGTTGTAAAGTTCTCCGATTATACCTTCACCTGATTTTAACGTAAAGAGTTCAAGTTTCTCGAATGTAGGTGTGATTATCTCACTGAATCCCCAGTTCTTAACTACCTGACGCAGGATGCCTTCTGCGTATCTTCTTTTCCTTGTATCCTCAGGGAGGAAATCACGTGTTCCTCGTGGTTTAGTGATCTTCATTTTGTGTCAACCTGATAAGTGTGAATTATAAATATTATTTTGAATTATTCCAGTTAATTATGTCTGCTAGTATAAATGTAGTGTATTTTACAGTTTCGATTAGTCCATGTATGCCTGAACTGATATTATCCATTGTGATGGTAATGCTGTTTTCTTTGTATTGTATGTGAATGAAGATGCTATTTACAATTCCGGCAGTTCCAATGATTACAGGAACACAACAGTGATAGTTAACGGAATTCCAGAACATGATCCCGGATGTAATGATGCTGCGGACAAGTATCGTGGCAAGTTTGTCGATTTGTACGAGATTGAAAAAGGTTACAACACCTACAGTGATGGAACTTATCTCTCCGACGAAAAGGTCTATTGTGATATTCCCTCATGGCTTCATAAAAACATGAGCCTGAAAATGGAAAGTATGTTTTATGCCATTAATACTGATAATCCTACAAGGGAACTAGACTTGCCTGGTGAGAATCTTGGTAAAAATCCAACGACATTGGTCCAGGAAGCTTCGCTTGAGCTTGCTGACGAAATGGAGGAATCATCCAAACGGGATTCTTTCATAGAGCAGTCTCAATACATGGATTCAGGGCAGTTCACTGCTAGCAGTGCCGCATGTCGTGTGATCTCAAAAAATGAAGCCTACAACCGCTTGCTTAAGGAACTCAGAGAACGAAACAAAGAAACTGAGGATTCTTTTGAGACTTACATCGACGAATCTTTTGAGAAAGAGCAGGGACATTCTCTTCTTAGTCCCGTACAAAATAAAGTATCAACGGATGTCATCTTCAATAACCCTGCAACGGACAAAGCCTCAACTGCCATGGGCGCTGAAATGAGAATCACTAAAACCATTGGGGTTGTGGGAATGCCAAACAGCAAGTACAACTGGACAGAGAATATGATTCTTGTTGTAGACCAGTATACTGATTATCTTTACCATGACCCGGAATTTGGCCTTCAAAGCCAATACAAATGGGAGGATGGAACAGGAAAAGCCGTCTATACGCTAGCTGTAAGGAATGTGTGCGTTTTCTCCACAGGAATAGGCGATGATATTGCCGGAATGCTTGAAAAGGCATCTGAACCCCTGAAAAATACAATCTCTCAATCCATGAGCCAGAGTATTTGAGATGCAAATGCGGAGATAGATTCCCTGCTTGCAGATCTGGCAGACGACAGCACCAAGCTTGTCACAAACGGCGTCTCAACCGATACTACTCTCATTGAACAGAACCGCAGTAAAATGATGGACCAATCCAACCATAGATTCTGATGAAATGGATGCGGTTCTTTATCGTCCACAACAAGTGAATTGGAGAATAGAAATATTAAGTTACACACTCAATATTGAGGAGATCCAAAAAAGGTAATTACCAGTGGCAAATTCACCGCCGCCTATGTCACAATCTCCGAAGAGTACTACGATGGTTCAGAATCTACAGAAAATTCAACATCTGGCTCAAAAAATGAAAGTATCTCACTGACAACTCCTGCATTCACTGCATTGTGTGCTGTGTTAGCGTTGGTCGTAGCAGCTATTTACAAACAAAAGTAGATTCGTGTTAGAACCTACTTTTCATAATATTTGTAAAACTTATCTTCTTGTAACTTCCAACTTCTACATAAATCAAAAACATTAAATATCTCATAAATGTACTATGTTATACATTATCGAATCCTTTTTACAGAGGTATTGAACTATGGACCATACGAAGATATTACTTGATGAAAATGAAATGCCAAAACAGTGGTACAACATACTTGCAGACCTGCCGGTGGAGCCTCCGCTGAACCCTGCAACAAATGAGCCAATGAATCCTGCAGATCTTGAAGCCATATTTGCAAAGGAACTCATCAACCAGGAGATCAGCTCCAAAAGATACATTGATATTCCTGATGAAATACAGGAGATATACTCACTCTGGAGACCATCACCTTTGCACAGGGCACACAGGCTTGAAAAGGTACTGGGAACTCCTGCAAAGATCTACTACAAGAATGAAAGCGTCAGTCCAGCAGGAAGTCATAAGCCTAACACTGCAATCGCACAGGCATACTACAACATGAAGGAAGGCACCGAAAGGATCACAACCGAAACAGGTGCAGGCCAGTGGGGCAGTGCATTGTCACT is a genomic window containing:
- the hisS gene encoding histidine--tRNA ligase, whose translation is MKITKPRGTRDFLPEDTRKRRYAEGILRQVVKNWGFSEIITPTFEKLELFTLKSGEGIIGELYNFTDKGDREMTLRPELTAPVMRMYVNEMQAQQQPLKLFYFENCFRYERPQKGRFREFWQFGVELIGSRRMDADAEVIALATEMLKAVGIKGDLNVNNLGVIRHLLSVLENEQQSQIMRLVDKKDYEGLDNFLEEINAPADLRQKLIELISLTGNDAIAKARDILGDLPEINDFQELLTMLDAYGVEYTINFGIARGLDYYTGTVFEIYAEGLGAQNQVCGGGSYQLIQLFGGGDVPSTGFGLGFDRIMEVCELGAPDDVPVVIIAKDSTRLDAIKTANELRKHIPVYNDLMKRNFKAQLSYANNIGAKHVIIIGEKEVEARKLMLKDMTSGEQELLSIDEVITKLTGK